In Streptomyces durocortorensis, a genomic segment contains:
- a CDS encoding histidine kinase N-terminal domain-containing protein has translation MNDLVRQHTALSDTDLEWLHLLVSEWQLLSDLSFADLVLWVPTRDGTRYVSVAQMRPNTGPTSYQDDMVGHLVPRGRRPLLDAALDEGRIVREGDPEWREEVPVRVESIPVRREGRVLGVIARNTNLLTVRTPSRLELTYLQSASDLAQMIAAGAFPFPGQQVDMDASPRVGDGLIRLDADGIVQYASPNGLSAYHRLGLASDLVGHHLGTVTAELAPSRGPVDEALVKVASGYAPREFEVECAGGVIQLRAIPLKPKGARIGSLVLLRDVTELRRRERELITKDATIREIHHRVKNNLQTVAALLRLQARRMDSEQGREALNEAVRRVGSIAIVHETLSQNLDERVEFDEIADRVIAMVSEISPGKVTCRRTGRFGILDAEVATPLSMVLTEVLQNALEHAFAVADHGTVEVSAVRGGSPAEGRLLIKVTDDGRGLPEGFDPKQAGNLGLQIVRTLVEGELGGVFGMVPAPGRGTQVILDLPVRGDK, from the coding sequence ATGAACGACCTCGTCCGCCAGCACACCGCTCTGAGCGACACCGACCTTGAGTGGCTCCACCTGCTGGTCTCGGAGTGGCAGCTGCTCTCCGACCTCTCCTTCGCCGACCTCGTGCTCTGGGTCCCCACCCGCGACGGCACCCGGTACGTCTCCGTCGCCCAGATGCGCCCCAACACCGGGCCCACCTCCTACCAGGACGACATGGTCGGCCACCTGGTGCCGCGCGGCCGCCGCCCGCTGCTGGACGCCGCGCTGGACGAGGGCCGGATCGTGCGCGAGGGCGACCCGGAGTGGCGCGAGGAGGTGCCCGTACGGGTCGAGTCCATCCCCGTACGCCGCGAGGGCCGGGTGCTCGGCGTCATCGCCCGTAACACCAACCTGCTCACCGTGCGCACCCCCTCCCGGCTGGAGCTCACCTACCTGCAGTCCGCTTCCGACCTGGCCCAGATGATCGCCGCCGGGGCCTTCCCCTTCCCCGGCCAGCAGGTCGACATGGACGCCTCCCCGCGCGTCGGCGACGGGCTGATCAGGCTCGACGCCGACGGGATCGTCCAGTACGCCAGCCCCAACGGCCTCTCCGCCTACCACCGCCTCGGCCTCGCCTCCGACCTGGTCGGCCACCACCTCGGCACCGTCACCGCCGAACTGGCCCCCTCCCGGGGGCCGGTGGACGAGGCCCTGGTCAAGGTCGCCAGCGGTTACGCGCCCCGCGAGTTCGAGGTCGAGTGCGCGGGCGGGGTCATCCAGCTGCGGGCCATCCCGCTCAAGCCCAAGGGGGCCCGGATCGGCTCGCTGGTCCTGCTCCGGGACGTCACCGAACTCCGTCGCCGCGAACGCGAGTTGATCACCAAGGACGCGACCATCCGGGAGATCCACCACCGGGTGAAGAACAACCTCCAGACGGTGGCCGCCCTGTTGCGCCTCCAGGCCCGCAGGATGGACTCCGAGCAGGGGCGCGAGGCGCTCAACGAGGCCGTCCGGCGCGTCGGCTCGATCGCCATCGTCCACGAGACGCTCTCCCAGAACCTGGACGAGCGCGTCGAGTTCGACGAGATCGCCGACCGGGTCATCGCGATGGTGTCCGAGATCTCCCCGGGCAAGGTGACCTGCCGGCGCACCGGACGCTTCGGCATCCTCGACGCCGAGGTCGCCACCCCGCTGTCCATGGTGCTGACCGAGGTTCTGCAGAACGCCCTGGAGCACGCGTTCGCCGTGGCCGACCACGGGACGGTGGAGGTCTCGGCCGTGCGCGGCGGATCGCCGGCCGAGGGGCGGCTGCTGATCAAGGTCACCGACGACGGGCGCGGACTGCCCGAGGGCTTCGACCCGAAGCAGGCCGGAAACCTGGGCCTCCAGATCGTACGGACGCTGGTGGAGGGGGAGTTGGGCGGTGTGTTCGGCATGGTCCCGGCCCCCGGGCGCGGCACCCAGGTGATCCTGGACCTCCCGGTCCGGGGCGACAAGTAG
- a CDS encoding WhiB family transcriptional regulator, producing the protein MDWRHNAVCREEDPELFFPIGNTGPALLQIEEAKAVCRRCPVMEQCLQWALESGQDSGVWGGLSEDERRAMKRRAARNRARNASA; encoded by the coding sequence ATGGACTGGCGTCACAACGCCGTTTGTCGTGAGGAAGACCCCGAGCTGTTCTTCCCCATCGGCAACACCGGTCCTGCGCTGCTGCAGATCGAGGAAGCCAAGGCTGTCTGCCGCCGCTGCCCCGTCATGGAGCAGTGCCTGCAGTGGGCGCTTGAGTCCGGTCAGGACTCCGGCGTATGGGGTGGCCTCAGCGAGGACGAGCGCCGCGCGATGAAGCGCCGCGCCGCTCGCAACCGGGCGCGTAACGCCAGCGCCTGA